CAAGGGCGCCCCCGAGGTCGTCGACGGCTACTTCCACCTCAGCGACCGGCCCGGCCTCGGCGTCGAGCTCGACACCGACGCGGCGGCCGAGTTCCCGCAGCAGCAGGCCCGGTTCGACCTGTGGGCCGAGGGCTGGGAGCAGCGCAAGCCGAAGGGCACGCAGTGACCGCCCGGCCCTCCCAGGTCCTGATCGAGGAGCCCGGCGCCCACCGGGTGGAGGACCACACGCCGCGGGAGCCCGCGCCGGGCGAGGCGCTGGTCGCCGTGCACGCGGTCGGCATCTGCGGCAGCGACCGCGAGGTGTACCAGGGCAACCGCCCCGAGGGGTACGTCCGTTACCCGCTCACACCCGGCCACGAGTGGTCCGGGACGGTGCGGGCCGTGGGCGCCGGGGTGCCCGCCTCGCTCGTCGGGCGCAAGGTGGTGGGCGAGGGGTTCCGCAACTGCCAGGTGTGCGACCGCTGTCACGCGGGCGAGACCACGCTGTGCTCGGCCGGGTACGAGGAGACCGGGTTCACCCAGCCGGGCGCCATGGCCGCCACGCTCACCCTGCCCGCCCGGCTGCTGCACCCGCTCCCGGACGACGCCGACCTCACGGCCGCCGCCCTGCTGGAGCCGGCCGCCTGCGTCGCGGCCGCCGCGCTCAAGGCGGCCGCCCGGCCCGGCGAGCGGGTCGCGGTGGTCGGCACGGGCACCCTCGGGATGTTCGCCGTGCAGTTCCTGCGGGCCGTCTCCCCGGCGGAGCTGCTCGTGGTGGGCACGCGCGACGACCGGGAGGCGCTGTCCCGGCGGTTCGGGGCCACCGGCTTCCGGCTCCGCGACCAGGACCTGCCCGACGACTTCGACGTGGTGATCGAGACCGCGGGCTCGGCGTCCGCGGCGCGCACCGCCGCCGCGCTGCTCCGGCGCGGCGGGCGGCTGGTGCTGACCGGCATCCCGGCGCCGGGCGCGGACGGGCTGGACCCGACCGACCTGGTGGTCAGGCAGCTGGAGGTACACACCGTCTTCGGGGCACCGCCGGACGCCTGGGCACACGCCGTACGGGTGTTCGGCGCCGGACTGCTCGACCCGTTGCCGCTGGTCACGCACGAACTGCCGCTGACCGAGTTCCCGCAGGCCATCGAGTTGGTGGGGGCCGGGGATCCGAAGGTGGGCAAGGTGCTGCTCCGCCCCTGACCGTACGCCGGCCGGGACGTGACCTGACGGCGCCCCGACCGGCGTACCACCGGGGCCGGCCTCACTTTTTCCACCGCACCGCCGAGGCCCCGCTCCGCCCTGAGCCGCGAACCTTGTCCGAAATACCGAACACGAAGGACAGCCAGTGACCGACGCTTCCGCCCCGGCGGCCCGCAGGCCCGGCGAGCAGGTGCTCGCCGCACTCGGCCTGGACGCGCCCGCCCTCGACCCCGCCGACGCCTCCGCCCACAGCTTCCCGGGCGGCGGCCGCTGGCGCACCGAGATCCCCTCCTGCGAGGGTCCCGAGGCGCTGGCGGTGGTGCTCAAGGAGTCCTCCCGCCTCGACGTGCCGATCCACCGGATCAGCCAGGGCAGCGGGGTGTGGATGCTCACGGACGCCGAGATCACCGAGATGGTCGAGGTGACCGCCGAGCGCGACATCGAGCTGTGCCTCTTCACCGGCCCGCGCGGCACGTGGGACATCGGCGGCTCGGTGCGCTCCGACTCGCGGGGGGCCGGACTGCGCGCCCGTGGCCACGACGCCGTCGCCGGCTGCGTCGAGGACGCCGTCCGGGCCACCGAACTGGGCGTCAGGTGCCTGCTGGTCGCCGACGAGGGCGTGCTGTGGACCCTGCACCGGGCGCGGGAGACGGGGATCATCCCGGCCGACACCACCCTCAAGGTCTCGGCGCTGATCGGCCCGGTCAACCCGGCCGCGTACGCCGTCTTCGAGCGGCTCGGCGCCGATTCCGTCAACGTGCCCAGCGACCTGACGCTGGACCACCTCACCGAGATCCGCCGGGCGTCCGCCGCCCCCATGGACATGTACATCGAGGCCCCCGACGACCTCGGCGGCTATGTGCGGATGTACGAGGTCGCCGAGCTGATCAGACGCGGCGCACCGCTCTACCTGAAGTTCGGTCTGTCCAAGGCTCCCGGCATCTACCCGTGGGGCACCCACCTGCGGGACGTGACCCTGGACACCGCCCGGGAGCGGGTGCGGCGCGGCCGGCTCGCCCTCGACCTGCTCGCCCGGCACGGCGCGGGCGGCGACATGGCGCCGCTCGGCAGCCGGCTGCCCGGTCCGCTCAGGCGCTTCCCCACGGCCTAGCCCCTCCCACCCCGCAACCGCCCCGACTCCCCACGACTCCCCACGACTCTCGACGACGAGACCACCAAGGACGGATCACCCATGCGCAATCGCAGAGCCGCACTCGCCGCCATAGCCGGAGCCGCCTCGCTCGCCCTCACCCTGACCGCCTGCGGTCAGGACAGCTCGGGCGGCAGCAAGGACAAGGGAGGGGACACCAAGGGCGCCACCATCGGCATCGCGATGCCGACCAAGTCCTCCGAGCGCTGGATCGCGGACGGCAAGAACGTCGTCAAGAACCTGGAGTCCAAGGGCTACAAGACCAAGCTGGTCTACGGCGAGGACGACCCGGACACCCAGGTCTCGCAGATCGAGAACCTCATCACGCAGGGCGTGAAGGGCCTGATCGTCGCGGCGATCGACAACAAGTCCCTGGGCAACGTGCTCCAGGAGGCCGCCGACGCGAACATCCCGGTCATCGCCTACGACCGGCTGATCCTCGGCACCAAGAACGTCGACTACTACGCCTCGTTCGACAACGAGAAGGTCGGCAAGCTCCAGGGCACCTACATCGTGCACCGGCTCGGCCTGGACAGCGGCAAGAAGGGCCCGTTCAACATCGAGCTGTTCGCCGGCTCGAACGACGACAACAACACCAAGTACTTCTTCGGCGGCGCGATGAGCGTGCTGCAGCCGTACATCGACAAGAAGCAGCTGGTGGTCAAGTCCGGCCAGACCGCGCTCAACAAGGTCACCACCCTGCGCTGGGACGGCACCACCGCCCAGCACCGCATGGAGGACATCCTCACCTCCGCCTACAAGAGCGGCCGGGTGGACGCGGTGCTCTCCCCCTACGACGGCATCTCGATCGGCATCCTGTCCGCGCTGAAGTCGGACGGCTACGGCTCCGGCAGCAAGGCGCTGCCGGTCGTCACCGGCCAGGACGCCGAGCTGGCCTCGGTGAAGTCGATCATCGCCGGTGATCAGACGCAGACCGTCTACAAGGACACCCGCCAGCTCGCCAAGGTCGCCGCCACCATGGTCGACGACGCGCTCAAGGGCAAGAAGCCGCAGGTCAACGACACCAAGACCTACGACAACGGCACCAAGGTCGTGCCCGCCTACCTGCTGCAGCCGGTGAGCGTCGACAAGAGCAACTACCAGCAGGTGCTGGTCGACGGCGGCTACTACACCGAGTCCGAACTGAAGTGACCCGCCCCGTCTCCTACTGATTGGAAGGCACGACCATGGCGGGACCCGTCCTGGACATGCGCTCGATCGTCAAGACCTTTCCCGGCGTCAAGGCGCTGTCGGACGTCACCCTGACCGTCCGGCAGGGCGAGGTCCACGCCATCTGCGGGGAGAACGGCGCCGGCAAGTCCACCCTGATGAAGGTGCTCTCCGGCGTCCACCCGTACGGCAGTTACGAGGGGGACATCCTCTTCGAGGGAGAGGTCTGCCAGTTCAAGGACATCCGGGCCAGCGAGCAGCGCGGCATCGTGATCATCCACCAGGAGCTGGCGCTGGTGCCGTACCTCTCCATCGCGGAGAACCTCTTCCTCGGCAACGAGCACGCCAGGCGGGGGCTCATCAACTGGAACGAGACCCTCCGGCACGGCACCGAACTGCTGCGCCGGGTCGGGCTCGACGAGCACCCGGAGACCCGCGTCGCCGACATCGGCGTGGGCAAGCAGCAGCTCGTGGAGATCGCCAAGGCGCTGTCGAAGTCGGTGAAGCTGCTGATCCTGGACGAGCCGACGGCCGCCCTCAACGACGAGGACAGCGGCAAGCTCCTCGACCTCATCCTGGAGCTGAAGAACCAGGGCATCACCTCGATCATCATCTCCCACAAGCTGGGCGAGATCCGCCGGGTCGCCGACTCGGTGACGATCATCCGGGACGGCCGGTCGATCGAGACCCTCGACGTGAAGGCCGCGGGGACGACGGAGGAGCGGATCATCGCCGGCATGGTCGGCCGTGACCTCGACCACCGCTTCCCCGAGCGCACCCGCACGAACCTCAGGAGGGCGCGGCGCCCGCCCTGGAGATCCGGGGCTGGACCGTCTTCCACCCGATCGACCAGCAGCGCAAGGTCGTGGACGACGTGTCCCTGAGCGTGCGCCGCGGGGAGATCGTCGGCATCGCGGGGCTGATGGGCGCGGGCCGCACCGAACTGGCGATGAGCGTCTTCGGGCGCACCTACGGCCGGTACGCGGCCGGGACGGTCCTGAAGGACGGCACGGAGATCCGGACGAAGACCGTCCCGGAGGCGGTGCGGCACGGCATCGCCTACGTGACCGAGGACCGCAAGCACTACGGCCTCAACCTCATCGACACCATCAACCGCAACATCTCGCTGACCGCGCTGGGCAAGGTCGCCCGCCGGGGCGTGGTCGACGAGCACGAGGAGCGGCAGGTCGCCGAGGGCTTCCGCACCTCCATGAACATCAAGGCGCCGACCGTCTTCGAACCGGTGGGCAAGCTGTCGGGCGGCAACCAGCAGAAGGTCGTCCTCAGCAAGTGGATCTTCGCGGGCCCGGACGTGCTGATCCTCGACGAGCCCACGCGGGGCATCGACGTGGGCGCCAAGTACGAGATCTACACGGTCATCGACCAGCTCGCCGCCCAGGGCAAGGCGGTCGTCTTCATCTCCTCCGAGCTGCCCGAACTGCTCGGCATGTGCGACCGCATCTACACGATGGCCGCCGGGCGGCTGACCGGTGAGGTGCCGCGGTCCGAGGCCACGCAGGAAGTGCTGATGCGCCATATGACGAAGGACAAAGAGGTATCCCGATGAGCACGGATGTCACCGCCAAGAGCCCGGCCCCCGCGCCGCCGGGCAGGAGCGGACCGGCCGCCGAGGGGGGCCTGCTCCGGCTGATGCTGGACGGCCTGCGCCGCAACATGCGCCAGTACGGCATGCTGATCGCGCTCGGCCTGATCGTGGTGCTGTTCGCGATCTGGACCGACGGGGACCTGCTGCTGCCGCGCAACGCCTCCAACCTGGTGCTGCAGAACAGCTACATCCTGATCCTCGCGATCGGCATGATGCTGGTGATCATCGCCGGGCACATCGACCTCTCGGTCGGCTCGCTGACCGCGTTCGTCGGCGCCTTCGCCGCCGTGCTGACCGTGCAGCACGGGCTGTCCTGGCCGGTCGCGCTGGTGCTGTGCCTGCTGGTGGGCGCGGTGGCCGGCTCGGTGCAGGGCTATCTGATCGCCTATCTCGGCATACCGTCGTTCATCGTCACCCTGGCCGGGATGCTGCTCTTCCGCGGTCTGACCGA
Above is a genomic segment from Streptomyces collinus Tu 365 containing:
- a CDS encoding zinc-dependent alcohol dehydrogenase; its protein translation is MTARPSQVLIEEPGAHRVEDHTPREPAPGEALVAVHAVGICGSDREVYQGNRPEGYVRYPLTPGHEWSGTVRAVGAGVPASLVGRKVVGEGFRNCQVCDRCHAGETTLCSAGYEETGFTQPGAMAATLTLPARLLHPLPDDADLTAAALLEPAACVAAAALKAAARPGERVAVVGTGTLGMFAVQFLRAVSPAELLVVGTRDDREALSRRFGATGFRLRDQDLPDDFDVVIETAGSASAARTAAALLRRGGRLVLTGIPAPGADGLDPTDLVVRQLEVHTVFGAPPDAWAHAVRVFGAGLLDPLPLVTHELPLTEFPQAIELVGAGDPKVGKVLLRP
- the chvE gene encoding multiple monosaccharide ABC transporter substrate-binding protein — encoded protein: MRNRRAALAAIAGAASLALTLTACGQDSSGGSKDKGGDTKGATIGIAMPTKSSERWIADGKNVVKNLESKGYKTKLVYGEDDPDTQVSQIENLITQGVKGLIVAAIDNKSLGNVLQEAADANIPVIAYDRLILGTKNVDYYASFDNEKVGKLQGTYIVHRLGLDSGKKGPFNIELFAGSNDDNNTKYFFGGAMSVLQPYIDKKQLVVKSGQTALNKVTTLRWDGTTAQHRMEDILTSAYKSGRVDAVLSPYDGISIGILSALKSDGYGSGSKALPVVTGQDAELASVKSIIAGDQTQTVYKDTRQLAKVAATMVDDALKGKKPQVNDTKTYDNGTKVVPAYLLQPVSVDKSNYQQVLVDGGYYTESELK